Proteins from a genomic interval of Daphnia pulex isolate KAP4 chromosome 4, ASM2113471v1:
- the LOC124192368 gene encoding group XIIA secretory phospholipase A2-like — protein sequence MKNSHVAIILVTLFFLDGWWTGILRWIIFKMMSTGIIGATFSTLVDFCAYHPKIWESSINLLSQPSSSELKFDCPPGFIAAPNQSHFPTSNGCGADGLKIDVECLPYKDQELCCNTHDMCYDKCHIISSMEADVHRGQCDKEFKNCLIKICSFKSWQRYLICPFRIVLTNKFWNENCEQPLIDDREKKCEASVEVLYQSVHGWGFSAYLKAQSQACVCVPG from the exons ATGAAGAATTCACATGTAGCCATCATACTagtaactttatttttcctggaTGGTTGGTGGACCGGAATACTTAGATGGATTATCTTCAAAATGATGTCTACTGGAATTATTGGTGCTACTTTCAGTACTCTTGTAGATTTTTGCGCTTATCACCCAAAGATCTGGGAATCCTCAATCAATCTTTTGTCACAGCCTTCCAGTTCTGAATTGAAGTTTGATTGCCCACCTG GATTTATAGCAGCGCCAAACCAAAGTCATTTCCCGACTAGTAATGGCTGTGGAGCTGATGGACTCAAA ATAGACGTTGAATGTTTGCCATATAAAGACCAAGAGCTATGCTGCAACACTCACGATATGTGTTACGATAAATGCCACATCATTTCGTCAATGGAAGCTGACGTGCACCGAGGCCAATGCgataaagaatttaaaaactgtttgataaaaatttgttcatttaaaAGCTGGCAGCGGTACTTGATTTGCCCATTTCGCATCGTACTTACTAATAAATTCTGGAATGAGAACTGCGAGCAGCCTTTAATCGATGATCGGGAGAAAA aGTGCGAAGCATCTGTTGAAGTTCTTTATCAATCCGTCCATGGTTGGGGATTTAGTGCTTACTTAAAGGCTCAATCACAAGCTTGCGTCTGCGTCCCCGgttga
- the LOC124192364 gene encoding glutamate receptor ionotropic, delta-2-like isoform X1: protein MFTLKRIFILFISLVTVTANQLPLPSHLLATSPEPPFVEIPGIKSSYNALIASDTLNLLAARLQFSLTITHPPDFLFGGFKNGQWDGIVGQLLRKVNFFEISSKNFFYYRFFIIKEADMGASLNAITYARYTAVDFSVPVIYDVTGILIPFPDETSKIMAAFLPFSIEVWIAFISSTFLVYFTLLIEGKINSSRKKFGDHAMWVVGIITGQGVGYNENRLGLRLAAATWCLTMVVFIYVYTGVLTALLAVPNYVPIINTLDELATSSTIKPVTIKSTAVDDIMLNAKNGTYKLIGDTFRKYPNETLVANTLIGVQRAVEGKYGFLEPRMSLLSLMENDRKEHNSCRVTLAKQTFYPRAFAYFLPKKSPFKDAFDRQILLMQQYGFIIHFQTKIVLQSNRCLLLKKKVRSRPPIFTLNHVSSSFVILVFGYAVSFLCFIFENMWNLIDYLYDF, encoded by the exons ATGTTTACACTTAAAcgtatatttattctttttataagtCTCGTCACTGTTACGGCAAACCAGCTGCCGCTACCTTCTCATTTGTTGGCAACGTCACCTGAA CCACCATTTGTAGAAATTCCTGGAATTAAAAGCAGTTACAATGCTTTGATTGCAAGCGATACCTTAAATCTGCTGGCCGCGCGTCTTCAATTTTC TTTGACTATAACGCACCCGCCTGATTTTCTGTTTGGAGGTTTCAAAAATGGGCAATGGGATGGAATCGTTGGGCAGCTTCTgcgaaaagtaaatttttttgaaatatccagtaagaatttcttttactacagattttttatcattaagGAAGCTGATATGGGGGCTAGTTTGAATGCCATAACTTACGCGCGATACACCGCAGTCGATTTCAGTGTCCCTGTGATTTACGATGTTACAGGAATACTGATTCCTTTTCCAGATGAAACTTCAAAAATCATGGCGGCCTTTCTACCATTCAGCATAGag GTGTGGATAGCTTTCATCTCCTCCACCTTTCTggtttactttactttattaatTGAAGGAAAGATAAATTcgagcagaaaaaaatttggagaCCATGCAATGTGGGTTGTAGGCATCATTACTGGTCaag GTGTTGGATATAATGAAAATCGCTTGGGTTTGCGTCTTGCAG CGGCCACATGGTGTTTAACGATGGTAGTATTCATATACGTTTACACTGGGGTGCTTACGGCTTTGTTAGCTGTTCCCAACTACGTTCCTATAATAAATACTTTAGATGAATTAGCTACGAGCTCCACCATCAAGCCGGTCACGATTAAGAGTACCGCAGTCGATGATATCATGCTG AATGCCAAAAATGGTACCTATAAACTAATCGGCGACACCTTTCGCAAATACCCAAATGAAACTTTAGTAGCCAACACTTTAATTGGTGTTCAACGTGCAGTCGAAGGAAAATATGGATTTTTAGAG CCACGAATGTCCCTTTTGTCGCTGATGGAAAACGATCGCAAGGAACACAACAGTTGTCGTGTAACTTTGGCtaaacaaacattttatcCTCGTGCTTTCGCATACTTTTTGCCAAAGAAAAGTCCGTTTAAAGATGCATTTGATCGACA GATATTGTTGATGCAACAGTATGgattcattattcatttccaGACGAAAATTGTTCTGCAGAGCAATCGCTGCCTGTTGCTTAAAAAGAAAGTTCGAAGCCGTCCCCCTATTTTTACTTTGAATCATGTTAGTAGTTCATTCGTCA
- the LOC124192365 gene encoding spermidine synthase-like, which yields MDSLKNGWFSELSPLWPGQCISLEVEEVLHQEKSEFQDILVLKSKTYGKVLVLDGVIQCTELDEFSYQEMISFLPITCHPNPQKVLIVGGGDGGVARELVKHPLVQSVVQCEIDERVVEVSKKFLPFMAKGFEDSKVTLHIGDGFEFIKNHPAEFDVIITDSSDPIGPAASLFQESYFQLLCQALKPGGIVCSQGENAWFHSHLIAPLLKSCTELFPVVDYAYTCIPTYPGGQIGFILCSTNPETQFRTPIHQLSEAECEKMQLRYYSSEMHSAAFVVPRFARKALISLPKANEKETH from the exons ATGGATTCTCTAAAAAACGGATGGTTTAGTGAATTGAGCCCCTTGTGGCCTGGCCAATGCATTTCTTTGGAAGTAGAAGAAGTCCTTCACCAGGAAAAATCAGAATTTCAAGATATTTTGGTCTTGAAATC GAAAACCTATGGCAAAGTTCTAGTACTAGACGGTGTAATTCAGTGTACCGAATTGGATGAATTTTCGTACcaagaaatgatttcatttttgccaATCACTTGCCATCCCAATCCCCAAAAG GTCTTAATTGTAGGTGGTGGAGATGGAGGAGTTGCACGTGAACTAGTGAAGCATCCTCTTGTGCAGTCTGTTGTTCAGTGTGAAATAGATGAAAGAGTAGTTGAAGTgtctaaaaaatttcttccattTATGGCCAAAGGATTTGAGGATTCTAAAGTCACTCTTCATATTGGGGATGgatttgaatttattaaaaatcatcCTGCTGAATTTGATGTTATCATCACAGACTCATCAGATCCCATAG ggCCAGCTGCTTCTCTGTTTCAAGAGagttattttcaacttttgtgCCAAGCCTTGAAGCCAGGAGGAATTGTTTGCTCTCAGGGAGAAAATGCTTGGTTTCATAGTCATTTGATTGCTCCATTATTAAAAAGTTGCACTGAATTGTTTCCTGTTGTGGATTATGCCTATACTTGCATACCAACATATCCAGGTGGCCAAATTGGATTCATATTGTGCAGTACAAATCCT gAGACACAATTTCGAACTCCGATTCATCAATTATCCGAAGCTGAATGTGAGAAAATGCAACTACGCTATTACTCTTCAGAAATGCATTCAGCAGCTTTTGTTGTACCTCGTTTCGCTCGAAAAGCACTCATCAGTTTGCCTAAAgctaatgaaaaagaaacacattaA
- the LOC124192363 gene encoding transforming growth factor-beta receptor-associated protein 1-like yields the protein MSAQAFDIIFAGNLPNLFIDGSPSTNITCLEICGDFLYLGCKEGNLLRCSFKKSSILPEQTVIINKATHCYSTTSPIVQMKAISALTQLLVLSNETLTVLDLETLALVRTLKFKSITSFHLNENPLNEDPFTVEICAGSKKKILYIHLSDEHVKIIKEVSTSLTPSTLVMDGAHICFAMGFEYCMLDILSGEIQQLFAVDNPQQPLIIHRVSKGEFLLSGPGGLGVFVLSQGFSDKPPINFSSQVSALAFHHPYIIAVCRQGICFYSIIDQQCKQTIAIDNVRSIVNGDGRIFASTLIDLFALLPISWETQLEKLLADNRIEEALVLAANAHISSNDREQHKLMIKDLEEKVALLRFSSGRFLDAMELFETCNIDPRKVIDLDLEQMFPEEEMRNSSLVVFLDFLQRWRLKCLTPDQRMAVDLALLKYLARNDDEGVQLMDFIVDCQADSSETCDCLKTFQRFHCLATYYISKQKWEEAFCIWDRLMKSDIEDVHFLGYPHVAEQLTKCGDISLIWRFSGEILKRDEEMGAKIFTSEKIPAVKPRAVIDYLRNYPKSLRIFLEFLIEKKIDEESVHTQLAMMYIDDIKRSDLNRNSPGHRMTINKLRSLLRTSQKLELVKLLEILDTPGFPHEHAIVCGRLGQHSTAINTFINYLKDFDAAEEYCACLDDPKAWNALLAACVTEANVHMFDRVADLLRRRPHQFDVPTALLCLPDSTKFNVIAPFVNFAVREALHEKRMKTIEKALHKMDNLTNKYELKILETESFSIQPSSYCCVCKKRFVVTDGFVRYPNGVLTHSKCATSRHVCPLTGHLFQFGFQYNS from the exons ATGAGTGCACAGGCATTTGACATCATATTTGCTGGTAATTTACCCAATCTCTTCATTGATGGATCTCCTTCTACAAAT ATAACCTGCCTGGAAATATGTGGCGATTTCTTATATCTAGGGTGCAAAGAAGG AAACTTACTGAGGTGTAGCTTCAAGAAATCTTCAATCTTACCTGAACAAACAGTAATTATCAACAAAGCCACTCACTGCTACTCAACTACCAGTCCTATAGTACAGATGAAAGCCATATCAGCCTTGACACAGCTGCTTGTGCTTTCTAATGAAACCTTGACTGTGCTTGATTTGGAAACTTTAGCTCTAGTCAGAACATTAAAGTTCAAATCCATCACTTCTTTCCATCTTAATGAGAATCCACTCAATGAAGATCCATTCACAGTGGAGATTTGTGCTGggtccaagaaaaaaatattgtataTTCACCTTAGTGATGAGcatgttaaaataattaaagaagtCTCAACTAGCTTAACACCttcaacactggtgatggatGGAGCTCACATTTGTTTTGCTATGGGCTTTGAATATTGCATGCTGGATATTCTTTCTGGAGAGATTCAACAGCTATTTGCTGTAGACAACCCACAGCAACCACTCATCATTCACAGAGTCTCAAag GGAGAATTTTTATTGAGTGGACCTGGTGGATTAGGAGTATTTGTGTTGTCACAAGGTTTTTCAGATAAACCTCCAATAAATTTTTCCAGTCAAGTCTCAGCTTTAGCCTTTCATCACCCATACATAATTGCAGTGTGTAGACAAGGAATCTGTTTTTACAg CATTATTGATCAGCAATGCAAACAAACGATAGCTATTGACAATGTTCGGTCTATAGTAAATGGTGATGGTCGAATCTTTGCCTCGACACTGATTGACTTGTTTGCTCTACTTCCTATTTCTTGGGAGACGCAATTAGAGAAATTACTTGCTGACAATCGCATAGAAGAGGCCCTCGTATTAGCTGCTAATGCCCATATCTCTTCTAACGATAGAGAACAGCATAAACTCATGATTAAGGatcttgaagaaaaagtggcTTTGCTACGATTTTCTTCTGGACGCTTTTTGGATGCAATGGAATTGTTTGAAACATGCAACATTGATCCTCGAAag GTGATTGACTTGGACCTTGAACAAATGTtcccagaagaagaaatgcgCAACAGTTCTTTAGTGGTTTTCCTCGATTTTCTTCAGCGATGGagactcaagtgcttgacgcCAGATCAGAGGATG gcAGTCGATTTGGCACTTCTCAAGTATTTAGCAAGGAATGACGACGAAGGAGTGCAGTTGATGGATTTCATCGTAGACTGCCAAGCCGACTCAAGTGAAACATGCGACTGcttgaaaacttttcaaaGGTTCCATTGCTTAGCGACCTACTatatttctaaacaaaaatgggaGGAAGCCTTTTGCATTTGGGATCGATTGATGAAGTCGGACATTGAAGACGTGCATTTTTTAGGATACCCTCATGTGGCCGAGCAGCTGACTAA GTGTGGAGACATCTCACTGATTTGGCGCTTTAGTGGAGAAATCTTAAAGAGGGATGAAGAGATGGGCGCTAAAATATTTACTTCAGAAAAGATACCAGCCGTTAAGCCGCGAGCTGTAATAGATTATTTACGCAACTATCCCAAAAGTTTAAGAATTTTCCTCGAATTCTTGATCGAGAAGAAAATCGACGAGGAGTCGGTTCACACTCAACTAGCTATGATGTATATAGATGACATCAAACGCTCCGATCTGAACCGCAATAGCCCAGGCCATCGAATGACAATTAACAAACTACGAAGTCTTCTTAGAACTTCTCAAAAACTTGAACTAGTTAAACTGTTGGAAATACTTGATACGCCTGGCTTTCCACATGAGCACGCAATCGTTTGTGGAAGACTTGGTCAACATTCCACTGCTATTAATACCTTTATCAACTATCTTAAG GATTTTGATGCTGCTGAGGAATATTGTGCATGTCTAGATGATCCAAAAGCTTGGAATGCCCTGTTGGCTGCCTGTGTGACTGAAGCGAACGTTCATATGTTTGACCGTGTGGCAGATTTATTGCGTCGCCGGCCACATCAGTTTGACGTTCCAACAGCCCTGCTCTGTCTTCCTGATAGCACAAAATTCAATGTAATCGCCCCGTTCGTCAACTTCGCGGTTCGTGAAGCATTACACGAAAAGAGGATGAAGACG ATCGAGAAGGCATTACATAAAATGGACAACTTGACAAATAAatatgaattgaaaatattggAAACAGAGTCATTTTCTATTCAACCCTCTAGTTACTGCTGT
- the LOC124192362 gene encoding kinesin heavy chain-like, whose translation MSAEREAPGEDSIRVVCRFRPLNDAEERAGSKFVVKFPPGTDDQCINLGGKVYMFDKVFKPNASQEKVYNEAAKSIVKDVLMGYNGTIFAYGQTSSGKTHTMEGVMGDPHLQGIIPRIVNDIFNHIYAMEENLEFHIKVSYFEIYMDKIRDLLDVSKVNLSVHEDKNRIPYVKGVTERFVTSPEEVFEVIEEGKANRHIAVTNMNEHSSRSHSVFLINVKQENLENQKKLSGKLYLVDLAGSEKVSKTGAEGTVLDEAKNINKSLSALGNVISALADGNKSHIPYRDSKLTRILQESLGGNARTTIVTCCSPASFNESETKTTLDFGRRAKTIKNAVTVNEELTAEEWKRRFEKEREKAQRYKTKLEIAEAELTRWRSGESVGQEEQVNLRDAMDVSTISVDLTPVAPVAPVLPPVLAAPAVRADWDSERERLYQQLDDKDEEINQQSQLVEKLKEQMMEQEELIGATRRDYESLQQEMNRIQAENESAKEEVKEVLQALEELAVNYDQKSQEVEAKNRDNETVTEELSQRQSQLNSTMSELAQVKDTSAHQRRKLNDLLTSLFKDLNEMGVAFGADLKSSLQPFDSNSSKSEEEFTMARIYVSKMKSEVKNLVQRCQTLESSQSESSKKMDESERELVDLRLLITQHEAKMKALQENMKEVENKKRNLEEAVDSLNEECAKLKAAEQMQAVSTIDKAAEQEQALLIKGALEQQLDQHREAHQKQVAMLRDEITDKQTVIEDLRDSKRELTLIHEQLVRDHERLKQEESDKSHKLHELLGANERREQARQDLKGLEETVAKELQTLHNLRKLFVQDLQSRVKKSLSGEEPEDGGGSLAQKQKISFLENNLDQLTKVHKQLVRDNADLRCELPKLEKRLRATMERVKVLEAALKEAKEGAMRDRKRYQYEVDRIKEAVRQKNLARRGHAAQIAKPIRAGQHPHQQATNQPTAIVAPSMAVPKRILSAGAQPRNDS comes from the exons ATGTCAGCCGAAAGAGAAGCGCCGGGAGAAGATAGTATTCGTGTAGTGTGTCGTTTTCGACCTTTAAACGATGCCGAAGAGAGAGCTGGATCGAAATTCGTCGTCAAGTTTCCACCCGGCACTGACGACCAATGTATAAATTTAGGG GGAAAAGTTTACATGTTTGATAAAGTATTCAAACCCAATGCCAGTCAAGAGAAAGTGTACAATGAAGCAGCAAAGAGTATTGTAAAAg ATGTCCTAATGGGCTATAATGGAACTATATTTGCATACGGGCAAACATCCTCGGGTAAAACCCACACAATGGAAGGAGTCATGGGAGATCCACATCTACAGGGTATCATCCCACGAATTGTCAACGATATCTTCAATCACATCTATGCTATGGAAGAAAACTTGGAGTTCCACATTAAAGTCTCTTATTTTGAAATCTACATGGACAAAATTAGGGATCTTCTTGATG TATCTAAAGTCAATTTGAGTGTGCATGAAGATAAGAATCGCATCCCTTATGTAAAGGGTGTAACAGAAAGATTTGTTACAAGTCCTGAAGAGGTATTTGAAGTGattgaagaaggaaaagctAATCGACACATCGCTGTAACAA ACATGAATGAGCACTCCTCTAGGAGCCACTCAGTTTTCCTAATTAAcgtaaaacaagaaaacttagaaaatcaaaagaaactaTCGGGTAAACTTTACCTTGTCGATTTAGCTGGAAGTGAGAAA GTGAGCAAAACAGGTGCTGAGGGAACCGTCTTGGATGAggcaaaaaatattaacaaatcCTTGTCGGCATTGGGAAATGTTATATCTGCATTGGCCGATGGAAATAAATCTCACATACCTTACCGTGATTCAAAATTGACACGTATTCTTCAAGAATCATTGGGTGGTAATGCCAGAACGACAATTGTTACTTGTTGTTCTCCAGCGTCATTCAATGAATCGGAAACTAAGACTACTCTGGACTTTGGCCGAAG agcaaaaactattaaaaacgCCGTCACAGTAAATGAAGAACTTACTGCCGAAGAATGGAAACGCCGCTTCGAAAAAGAACGCGAGAAGGCTCAACgctataaaacaaaattggagATTGCCGAAGCAGAACTCACTCGTTGGAGATCTGGCGAATCTGTTGGGCAAGAAGAACAA GTTAATCTTCGAGATGCTATGGACGTATCTACCATCAGTGTTGACCTGACTCCTGTGGCACCGGTTGCTCCCGTTTTGCCACCTGTTCTTGCTGCCCCTGCCGTTCGAGCTGATTGGGATTCTGAGCGTGAAAGACTGTACCAACAGTTGGATGATAAG gatgaagaaataaatcagCAAAGTCAGTTAGTGGAAAAGCTTAAGGAACAAATGATGGAACAGGAGGAACTTATTGGTGCTACCCGCAGAGATTATGAATCGCTACAACAAGAAATGAACCGCATCCAGGCTGAAAACGAatcagcaaaagaagaagtcaaaGAAGTTTTGCAA GCTTTAGAAGAATTGGCAGTTAATTACGATCAGAAGTCTCAGGAAGTGGAAGCTAAGAACCGCGACAATGAAACAGTCACTGAAGAGTTATCTCAACGTCAAAGCCAGCTTAACAGCACTATGTCTGAACTAGCACAG GTGAAAGACACATCTGCCCATCAGCGTCGAAAACTCAACGACTTGTTAACTAGTTTATTCAAAGATTTGAATGAGATGGGCGTGGCATTTGGGGCTGATTTAAAGTCTTCGCTGCAACCATTTGATTCTAATAGTAGCAAGTCAGAGGAGGAGTTCACTATGGCTAGAATATATGTATCCAAGATGAAATCGGAGGTGAAAAACCTTGTTCAACGCTGCCAGACTTTAGAATCTTCCCAAAGTGAATCTTCCAAAAAGATGGACGAATCGGAACGTGAACTGGTGGATTTGCGTCTCTTGATAACCCAACATGAAGCGAAAATGAAAGCGCTTCAAGAGAACATGAAG GAGGTAGAAAACAAGAAGCGTAATCTTGAGGAAGCAGTGGATTCCTTGAACGAAGAGTGTGCTAAACTTAAAGCTGCCGAACAAATGCAAGCCGTATCCACTATAGACAAGGCAGCTGAACAAGAGCAAGCTCTTTTGATCAAGGGAGCGCTTGAGCAACAACTTGATCAACACAGAGAAGCTCATCAGAAACAG GTGGCAATGTTGCGTGATGAGATCACGGACAAACAAACAGTCATCGAAGACTTGCGCGATTCCAAACGAGAACTGACGCTCATCCACGAGCAACTTGTTCGTGACCATGAACGGCTTAAACAAGAGGAATCGGATAAGAGTCACAAACTTCATGAGCTTCTCGGTGCAAATGAGCGTCGTGAACAAGCTAGACAAGATTTGAAG GGTTTGGAAGAGACGGTTGCCAAAGAACTTCAAACATTACATAATTTGCGCAAGCTCTTTGTGCAAGATCTACAATCGCGtgttaaaaaatcattgagtGGGGAGGAACCGGAAGATGGAGGCGGTTCCCTGGCACAGAAACAAAAGATCAGTTTCTTGGAGAATAATCTAGACCAATTGACTAAAGTTCACAAGCAACTG gtTAGAGATAACGCTGATTTACGTTGTGAATTGCCCAAACTTGAAAAACGTCTTCGAGCAACGATGGAACGAGTAAAGGTGTTGGAAGCAGCTCTCAAAGAAGCGAAGGAAGGTGCTATGCGTGATAGAAAACGCTATCAGTATGAGGTAGATCGCATCAAGGAAGCAGTCCGACAAAAGAACTTGGCTCGTCGAGGTCATGCTGCTCAAATCGCTAAACCGATTCGCGCTGGTCAGCATCCTCACCAGCAAGCAACTAATCAGCCAACGGCAATCGTGGCACCTTCAATGGCTGTCCCCAAACGCATCCTAAGTGCCGGAGCTCAACCGAGAAATGATAGCTAA
- the LOC124192364 gene encoding probable glutamate receptor isoform X3 produces MFTLKRIFILFISLVTVTANQLPLPSHLLATSPEPPFVEIPGIKSSYNALIASDTLNLLAARLQFSLTITHPPDFLFGGFKNGQWDGIVGQLLRKVNFFEISSKNFFYYRFFIIKEADMGASLNAITYARYTAVDFSVPVIYDVTGILIPFPDETSKIMAAFLPFSIEVWIAFISSTFLVYFTLLIEGKINSSRKKFGDHAMWVVGIITGQGVGYNENRLGLRLAAATWCLTMVVFIYVYTGVLTALLAVPNYVPIINTLDELATSSTIKPVTIKSTAVDDIMLNAKNGTYKLIGDTFRKYPNETLVANTLIGVQRAVEGKYGFLEPRMSLLSLMENDRKEHNSCRVTLAKQTFYPRAFAYFLPKKSPFKDAFDRQ; encoded by the exons ATGTTTACACTTAAAcgtatatttattctttttataagtCTCGTCACTGTTACGGCAAACCAGCTGCCGCTACCTTCTCATTTGTTGGCAACGTCACCTGAA CCACCATTTGTAGAAATTCCTGGAATTAAAAGCAGTTACAATGCTTTGATTGCAAGCGATACCTTAAATCTGCTGGCCGCGCGTCTTCAATTTTC TTTGACTATAACGCACCCGCCTGATTTTCTGTTTGGAGGTTTCAAAAATGGGCAATGGGATGGAATCGTTGGGCAGCTTCTgcgaaaagtaaatttttttgaaatatccagtaagaatttcttttactacagattttttatcattaagGAAGCTGATATGGGGGCTAGTTTGAATGCCATAACTTACGCGCGATACACCGCAGTCGATTTCAGTGTCCCTGTGATTTACGATGTTACAGGAATACTGATTCCTTTTCCAGATGAAACTTCAAAAATCATGGCGGCCTTTCTACCATTCAGCATAGag GTGTGGATAGCTTTCATCTCCTCCACCTTTCTggtttactttactttattaatTGAAGGAAAGATAAATTcgagcagaaaaaaatttggagaCCATGCAATGTGGGTTGTAGGCATCATTACTGGTCaag GTGTTGGATATAATGAAAATCGCTTGGGTTTGCGTCTTGCAG CGGCCACATGGTGTTTAACGATGGTAGTATTCATATACGTTTACACTGGGGTGCTTACGGCTTTGTTAGCTGTTCCCAACTACGTTCCTATAATAAATACTTTAGATGAATTAGCTACGAGCTCCACCATCAAGCCGGTCACGATTAAGAGTACCGCAGTCGATGATATCATGCTG AATGCCAAAAATGGTACCTATAAACTAATCGGCGACACCTTTCGCAAATACCCAAATGAAACTTTAGTAGCCAACACTTTAATTGGTGTTCAACGTGCAGTCGAAGGAAAATATGGATTTTTAGAG CCACGAATGTCCCTTTTGTCGCTGATGGAAAACGATCGCAAGGAACACAACAGTTGTCGTGTAACTTTGGCtaaacaaacattttatcCTCGTGCTTTCGCATACTTTTTGCCAAAGAAAAGTCCGTTTAAAGATGCATTTGATCGACAGTAA
- the LOC124192364 gene encoding glutamate receptor ionotropic, delta-1-like isoform X2 translates to MFTLKRIFILFISLVTVTANQLPLPSHLLATSPEPPFVEIPGIKSSYNALIASDTLNLLAARLQFSLTITHPPDFLFGGFKNGQWDGIVGQLLRKEADMGASLNAITYARYTAVDFSVPVIYDVTGILIPFPDETSKIMAAFLPFSIEVWIAFISSTFLVYFTLLIEGKINSSRKKFGDHAMWVVGIITGQGVGYNENRLGLRLAAATWCLTMVVFIYVYTGVLTALLAVPNYVPIINTLDELATSSTIKPVTIKSTAVDDIMLNAKNGTYKLIGDTFRKYPNETLVANTLIGVQRAVEGKYGFLEPRMSLLSLMENDRKEHNSCRVTLAKQTFYPRAFAYFLPKKSPFKDAFDRQILLMQQYGFIIHFQTKIVLQSNRCLLLKKKVRSRPPIFTLNHVSSSFVILVFGYAVSFLCFIFENMWNLIDYLYDF, encoded by the exons ATGTTTACACTTAAAcgtatatttattctttttataagtCTCGTCACTGTTACGGCAAACCAGCTGCCGCTACCTTCTCATTTGTTGGCAACGTCACCTGAA CCACCATTTGTAGAAATTCCTGGAATTAAAAGCAGTTACAATGCTTTGATTGCAAGCGATACCTTAAATCTGCTGGCCGCGCGTCTTCAATTTTC TTTGACTATAACGCACCCGCCTGATTTTCTGTTTGGAGGTTTCAAAAATGGGCAATGGGATGGAATCGTTGGGCAGCTTCTgcgaaaa GAAGCTGATATGGGGGCTAGTTTGAATGCCATAACTTACGCGCGATACACCGCAGTCGATTTCAGTGTCCCTGTGATTTACGATGTTACAGGAATACTGATTCCTTTTCCAGATGAAACTTCAAAAATCATGGCGGCCTTTCTACCATTCAGCATAGag GTGTGGATAGCTTTCATCTCCTCCACCTTTCTggtttactttactttattaatTGAAGGAAAGATAAATTcgagcagaaaaaaatttggagaCCATGCAATGTGGGTTGTAGGCATCATTACTGGTCaag GTGTTGGATATAATGAAAATCGCTTGGGTTTGCGTCTTGCAG CGGCCACATGGTGTTTAACGATGGTAGTATTCATATACGTTTACACTGGGGTGCTTACGGCTTTGTTAGCTGTTCCCAACTACGTTCCTATAATAAATACTTTAGATGAATTAGCTACGAGCTCCACCATCAAGCCGGTCACGATTAAGAGTACCGCAGTCGATGATATCATGCTG AATGCCAAAAATGGTACCTATAAACTAATCGGCGACACCTTTCGCAAATACCCAAATGAAACTTTAGTAGCCAACACTTTAATTGGTGTTCAACGTGCAGTCGAAGGAAAATATGGATTTTTAGAG CCACGAATGTCCCTTTTGTCGCTGATGGAAAACGATCGCAAGGAACACAACAGTTGTCGTGTAACTTTGGCtaaacaaacattttatcCTCGTGCTTTCGCATACTTTTTGCCAAAGAAAAGTCCGTTTAAAGATGCATTTGATCGACA GATATTGTTGATGCAACAGTATGgattcattattcatttccaGACGAAAATTGTTCTGCAGAGCAATCGCTGCCTGTTGCTTAAAAAGAAAGTTCGAAGCCGTCCCCCTATTTTTACTTTGAATCATGTTAGTAGTTCATTCGTCA